A part of Sugiyamaella lignohabitans strain CBS 10342 chromosome D, complete sequence genomic DNA contains:
- the MSS4 gene encoding 1-phosphatidylinositol-4-phosphate 5-kinase (Phosphatidylinositol-4-phosphate 5-kinase; involved in actin cytoskeleton organization and cell morphogenesis; multicopy suppressor of stt4 mutation; GO_component: GO:0005634 - nucleus [Evidence IDA] [PMID 9624177]; GO_component: GO:0005886 - plasma membrane [Evidence IDA] [PMID 9624177]; GO_function: GO:0016308 - 1-phosphatidylinositol-4-phosphate 5-kinase activity [Evidence IEA]; GO_function: GO:0016308 - 1-phosphatidylinositol-4-phosphate 5-kinase activity [Evidence IDA] [PMID 9624177]; GO_function: GO:0016308 - 1-phosphatidylinositol-4-phosphate 5-kinase activity [Evidence IDA] [PMID 9624178]; GO_function: GO:0005524 - ATP binding [Evidence IEA]; GO_function: GO:0016301 - kinase activity [Evidence IEA]; GO_function: GO:0000166 - nucleotide binding [Evidence IEA]; GO_function: GO:0016307 - phosphatidylinositol phosphate kinase activity [Evidence IEA]; GO_function: GO:0016740 - transferase activity [Evidence IEA]; GO_process: GO:0031321 - ascospore-type prospore assembly [Evidence IGI] [PMID 19502581]; GO_process: GO:0046488 - phosphatidylinositol metabolic process [Evidence IEA]; GO_process: GO:0046854 - phosphatidylinositol phosphorylation [Evidence IDA] [PMID 9624177]; GO_process: GO:0046854 - phosphatidylinositol phosphorylation [Evidence IDA] [PMID 9624178]; GO_process: GO:0016310 - phosphorylation [Evidence IEA]), translated as MGALFFSNGNVLPSNGTHKVPRRPVLSDVRCGVSVPKYGACVQQENRRPARRSAFAYHKVLILECSPDDSGVSVGSDETLNEPTVWKPINIVSEQPYCEESNNTYSAPIDNDDDNFSEWSFEAGDEAAFTACQIQTTWSEENTEATWSAPATSWALSDCPIEIDENDFFPDSHGDVTLVESPLETSTTDLAESEEITPAKVDDETPCVIADAPAPATEGNSSIDGLVDEIIAVANLFKGLPQLIVSGGLQAEPDSELPTTAPLAPSRPIAQTPSDNLVIQVEEVNKSETPLLMTRAKAKLASFTGRASPITKSTLMFNGVQTAIDATPLSSQEALTMENKKYRLDGGAIIKAYSPIVYQNIRTICGIDYHEFLNSFLLQSDLTKTKSPGKSGSDFLFTPNGKYIIKTIKRKEHNVIANEEFLADYYNHIKAHPSTRLPFYLGNYTLVSGGKKTHFIIMKNLLQKETDLIYDLKGSSHDRSAGPRKDNRGRVVFKDLDWTDKHEAISLTQEDRDNLMVQISKDVDFLKRHNIMDYSLLVGLQSDTRTCEQQPVIGMIDTLCPFSWRKRAETTVKGLMFGRSAVDVVHPAKYGARFLNFVQSAVVPGTGRLVSTRC; from the coding sequence atgggtgcacttttcttttccaacGGTAATGTTCTTCCTTCTAATGGAACCCACAAGGTCCCTCGTCGTCCTGTCTTGAGTGACGTCCGTTGCGGTGTTTCTGTGCCCAAGTATGGTGCTTGTGTACAACAAGAGAACCGTCGTCCTGCCAGAcgttctgcttttgcttatcACAAGGTTTTGATCCTTGAATGTTCCCCCGATGACTCTGGTGTCTCGgttggatctgatgagACTCTCAATGAACCCACCGTCTGGAAACCCATTAATATTGTTTCTGAACAACCTTATTGTGAAGAGTCGAATAATACTTACTCTGCTCccattgataatgatgacgacAACTTCTCTGAGTGGTCTTTTGAGGCTGGAGACGAGGCTGCCTTTACTGCCTGCCAAATTCAAACTACTTGGTCCGAAGAAAACACTGAAGCTACTTGGTCGGCCCCTGCTACCTCTTGGGCTCTATCTGATTGCcctattgaaattgatgagaatgactTTTTTCCTGATTCCCATGGCGATGTTACATTGGTTGAGTCACCTTTGGAAACCTCTACCACCGATTTGGCTGAATCTGAAGAAATCACTCCCGCCAAGGTGGATGATGAAACCCCTTGTGTTATTGCCGACGCTCCTGCCCCTGCCACCGAGGGCAATTCTTCCATTGACGGCcttgttgatgagattaTTGCCGTTGCAAACTTATTCAAGGGTTTGCCacaattgattgtttctggCGGCCTTCAAGCTGAACCTGACTCCGAGCTTCCCACTACAGCTCCACTGGCTCCATCTAGGCCCATTGCTCAAACTCCCTCTGACAATTTGGTCATTCAGGTTGAGGAAGTCAACAAGTCCGAGACACCATTGTTGATGACAAGAGCCAAAGCAAAGCTGGCTTCTTTTACTGGACGCGCTTCCCCTATTACGAAATCCACTCTCATGTTTAATGGAGTTCAAACTGCTATCGATGCTACTCCCCTTAGTAGCCAGGAAGCTCTCACTatggagaacaagaaatacagACTTGATGGAGGTGCCATTATTAAGGCCTATTCGCCTATTGTTTATCAGAACATCCGCACCATTTGTGGAATTGACTATCATGAGTTTTTAAACTCATTTCTTTTGCAGTCtgacttgaccaagactAAATCTCCTGGCAAATCTGGAtccgatttcttgtttactCCTAATGGCAAGTACATTATTAAGACCATCAAGCGCAAGGAGCACAACGTCATTGCTAACGAGGAATTTTTGGCCGACTATTACAATCATATCAAGGCCCACCCTAGTACTCGGCTCCCTTTCTATCTTGGAAACTACACccttgtttctggtggaaagaagactcaCTTTATcattatgaagaatttgcttcaAAAGGagactgatttgatttACGATCTCAAGGGATCGAGCCATGACCGAAGTGCCGGGCCCAGAAAAGACAATCGTGGCCGTGTAGTGTTCAAGGATCTTGACTGGACTGACAAGCACGAGGCTATCTCCTTGACTCAAGAGGACCGAGACAACTTAATGGTTCAAATTTCAAAGGATGTCGATTTTTTGAAGCGACATAATATCATGGATTATTCATTGTTGGTAGGACTTCAGAGTGACACTCGTACTtgtgaacaacaaccagTTATTGGTATGATCGATACCCTTTGCCCCTTTAGTTGGCGCAAGAGAGCGGAGACCACTGTCAAAGGACTGATGTTTGGCAGATCCGCTGTAGATGTTGTTCACCCTGCGAAGTATGGAGCGAGATTCCTCAATTTCGTTCAATCTGCCGTGGTCCCTGGAACAGGCAGATTAGTGTCTACTCGTTGttaa